The Pelmatolapia mariae isolate MD_Pm_ZW linkage group LG10_11, Pm_UMD_F_2, whole genome shotgun sequence genome includes a region encoding these proteins:
- the sc5d gene encoding lathosterol oxidase, which translates to MDLVLNVADYYFFTPYVYPASWPEDGALRQIISLLVVTNLGAAVLYLGLGAISYYFIFDHNLMKHPHFLENQVWREIKYAMTSLPWISIPTVALFFAEVRGYSKLYDNVADSPLGWSGLFLSMISFLFFTDMCIYWIHRFLHHKLIYKLFHKPHHIWKIPTPFASHAFHPVDGFLQGMPYHIYPFLFPLHKVLYLALYVFVNIWTISIHDGDYRVPGALTSVINGSAHHTDHHLFFDYNYGQYFTLWDRLGGSYRHPSALMGKGPHDLIRKLQAEGKLGNDEAKPNGQVNGRAQRGVTCKEE; encoded by the exons ATGGATCTTGTGCTGAATGTCGCTGACTACTACTTCTTCACGCCGTACGTGTACCCAGCGTCGTGGCCTGAAGACGGAGCCCTGCGGCAGATTATCAGCCTGCTGGTAGTGACGAACCTCGGAGCTGCAGTCCTGTACCTGGGCCTGGGAGCCATCAGCTACTACTTCATCTTCGACCacaatctgatgaaacacccaCACTTCTTGGAG AATCAGGTATGGCGAGAAATCAAATATGCAATGACCTCTCTGCCCTGGATCAGCATTCCCACTGTGGCCTTGTTTTTCGCTGAAGTCAGAGGATACAGCAAACTCTACGATAATGTCGCAGATTCGCCCCTCG GTTGGTCCGGCCTTTTCCTGAGTATGATTTCATTCCTGTTCTTTACTGACATGTGCATCTACTGGATTCACCGCTTCTTACACCATAAGCTTATTTACAAG CTGTTTCACAAACCACACCACATATGGAAGATCCCCACTCCCTTTGCCAGTCACGCTTTTCATCCAGTGGACGGCTTCCTGCAAGGAATGCCCTACCACATCTACCCGTTCCTCTTCCCCCTCCACAAGGTGCTCTACTTGGCTCTTTACGTTTTCGTTAACATCTGGACCATCTCCATCCACGACGGCGACTATCGTGTCCCCGGAGCCCTGACGAGCGTCATCAATGGCTCAGCTCACCACACTGACCACCACCTCTTCTTCGACTACAACTACGGTCAATATTTCACTCTGTGGGACCGCCTGGGAGGCTCCTACAGGCACCCATCAGCTCTGATGGGGAAAGGTCCCCATGATCTGATCAGAAAACTTCAAGCAGAGGGAAAGTTGGGAAATGACGAAGCGAAGCCTAACGGGCAAGTGAATGGACGGGCTCAGAGGGGAGTTACCTGTAAGGAGGAGTAA